A window of Punica granatum isolate Tunisia-2019 chromosome 8, ASM765513v2, whole genome shotgun sequence genomic DNA:
ACTCTTCTGTGAAATTTCCCAATAGTTTCCTACAAACCTTTAAAATCCTTTGAGGCAAAACAATTCTCCACATTATTTCATAGCACTTTAATGGAAATGGTTTATGGAAGATTCAACATGGCAATTAAATGGATTCATTATAAGTTAGTCTTTTGGTATTCCTTTGCAGATTATTTCGGTTACGGAAGTGAGTGTCGTCATAATATTGCGCCACTTGTAACATTGCTATTTGTCGTCACACAAAGAGTCATGCAAGGAGAAGCCCTGTCTATCTTACTTGGCGCTTCTCCACGCATTGTCCTGACTTTTAATGTTATATATaggtatagatatatagatatagatatagatatggcAATGTAAACGAAAGTGTAGAAGCGTCAAATGGGATAAATCACATATTGgctaagaaaaagaaaaatgcacCAGTTAATACATGACTTGAGTTCCACTACTTAacattttaaacttttaaatgaaaatgggGCTAAGTCTGTACAAGCCCAATGAGAATTCAATATGGTATTAGAATCACGGTTTCACGAGTCCGTTAGCGCTCGCTGCACTCCAGGCCCAATGTTGGGAGCAGTCAAAAATGCGTTCCGTGTTAGTCTCCTCACCTGAGTACGAAAGATAAGCCCGGCCCGTGGTCAATTATTGAGAATGTGATAAATTCCACGTAGgctaagaaaaggaaaatacatggtttaattaaatatatatctatatattccaTCCAACGGTCAATATTACGCCGTGCCAAAGTCCCCATGAATATGATGAGAGGAGGGATCTCTCCATCCAATGCCTTCTCTTCCGCTGCTTCCATCAATGGCGGATCAGCTCAGCTTTTTTAAGCTATGCTCTCCCACCCACCCTCTGCTGCGTTGTGCGGTGCTAAGAAGAAAGCTCCAAAACCTCGAAAACGACATCCCCCATTGTCGTTTCCACTGGGCCCTTTCCTCCACTTGCTCTTTTACTCTTCACTCTTCACTCTTCTGCTGCCACTCCCATCTCATCACAcacgctctctctctcaatcatGGCAGCAGCTCGCCAGAGTCTTCCTTGCAGTGGAGTTCAGCAATGTAAGTCCACCTTTTGTCCTCTTCCGCTGGATTTCATGGCTCAATTTCGATTCCGACGCATTCTTCTTCGTGTTCTGGTGATGGTATTGGTCTCGGGTTGCGAATGCGATGTCCAATCAGTCATTGGCTCCAGTTCATTGTTGACTTGTTATTGAAGCAATCAGCTTTAGCTTCAGAAACTTGTTCGAATTATTTGATGCAAGAGAATCAGTTGCATTTACTTCACACTTGATGCAATCTGAGCCCTTTTTACGCCTTTTTtgccttctcttttttttgtgaCTGCATCGCGTAATTCCACGCGATTCCGTAAATGGTTTGTGAATTTCAGTGTCTTGTCGAAATTCCCGTGGTCAAGTGTGCAGCTTGTTATTTCCCATCTACTTACCGACTAGATGTAATACTTGAATTTCTCTGGTGAAAGGGCTCACATTTATGCATCTCTTATGACGATTCCGTAATGAAAGAACCGTACTTTCCGAGCCATCCCGGTGTCATGCATTGATAAGGTACAAATTTGTGGTTGATTGATTAGGATGGTGCATGAGCCGGAATGATGATGCCTAAATCGCGAGTTGGTGGAGATATGTACTTTATTGATAAAACCTCGTCATATGAATTTCGTAATATGCAGATTGGCATTTATGCAATGTTGTGTGATTTGgaaatgttcttttttttttccctattaGTTTGAGCATTTAAGAAGAGAAAGCTGTTCTGGATTTAGGAGAGAAGTCCTCTCCTCTGCACTTTGGAATTTCCTGCTCCCACAGTGCCGATGGCTACTCTTCCCACGCCGATTGCGACTAGGCCCTGCTGTCTCCACTGTGGAACAACTGATGCATCGAAACTGGTCTCATCCTCTCATTACAGCTATAGGACCAAGCTCCCACAGTCCTTTGAGAGAGTGGATACAAAGCAGAAGCTAATACACCGAGGATCTGTGCAAGATCTTGTCTGTTCTCCTCATAGGAATCTGTTGAAAGTCTCTGCAATGACAGGGGTTTCTGTTGAGGACGTTGATCAGACATATACTCTTGTTACTCACAAACTAGAGAAGGGATCATCATATCTGTTCAGGACAGAAGTTGGCGGGCAAGTGAAGGTTTCCGTTACACAGAAAAATGCCAAATATCCAGTCTTCATTGAGGTCTCGTCCCTGCGGTTACCTAGCAGTACTGATAGGCTTATTCTTGCTTGGGGTGTGTATAGATCCGATTCAACATGCACCCAAACACTAGACTTTGGAAGCCTGGCTCCAGATGCAGAACCTTTAGTGCGCGAGAACCCACTTGATCAAATTTCAGATAGTGAATATGCCCTAGAACTCGAGTTCGACAGGAAGCAAATTCCCTTCTTTCTCTCATTTCTACTGAAATCTTCAAGTGGCTTAGAAATTAGAAGTCACACACATATGAAATTTTGCATCCCAGTTGGCCTGGGTCGTGGCAGGCCATCTCCATTGGGTCTCTCCTTCCCTGCTGGTGGTTCAATTAGTTTTGCTGTTTTTTCAAGAAATGCAGAAGGCGTAGTGCTCTGCCTGTACGATGATGCTTCAGCAGACCAACCTACTCTGGAACTGGATCTCGATCCTTATGTGAACCGCACAGGTGACATCTGGCATGTCTCGCTGGAAAACCCTGGGAATTTTACAGCTTATGGGTACCGATTCAGAGGGAGAAATAATGACCATTTTGATAAAGGTCGTATTATCCTCGACCCCTATGCGAAGATCATTGAGAAACCGAAGAATCCTGGTGCTGCTGCTTTAACATCATATCGTTGCCTTGGATTATTGAGCCAGGTGAAGCCTTTTAACTGGGCAGGCGATGTCCGTCCAAACTTATCGATGGAGAGGCTGATGGTCTATCGGTTGAACGTGAAGCGCTTCACCGAACATAAGTCAAGTCAGCTCCCTGCTGATATAGCCGGGACTTTTTCAGGCTTGGCTGAAAAGATAGATCATTTTAAAGATCTTGGTGTGAATGCAGTTTTGATGGAACCAATATTCCCTCGTGATGAACAGAAAGGTTCCTATATGCCTTTTCATTTCTTCTCGCCAATGAGCATCTATGGACCCTCCAGTAACCAAATTTCTGTAATAAACTCATTGAAGGATGCTGTGAAGAGATTGCACTCCAGTGGAATAGAGGTCTTCCTTGAGGTTGTGTTTACCGAAACCGCTGATTCTGGGGCACTTCAAGGCATCGATGACCCATCCTACTATCATCTGAGTGGACCTGTTAAAATGAGAAGAGCTCTGAACTGTAATTACCCGATAGTCCAGCAGTTTATCTTAGACAGTCTTCGGCACTGGGTGATTGAGTTTCACATTGATGGATTCTGTTTCATGAATGCTTCGTCTCTGTTAAGAGGTTTCCATGGCGAATCCTTGTCTCGGCCTCCTCTGGTAGAAGCAATCGCATTTGATCCGATCCTCTCGAGGACGAAGATCATAGCAGATAGCTGGGACCCAATCAATGCG
This region includes:
- the LOC116187769 gene encoding isoamylase 2, chloroplastic isoform X1; the protein is MLSHPPSAALCGAKKKAPKPRKRHPPLSFPLGPFLHLLFYSSLFTLLLPLPSHHTRSLSQSWQQLARVFLAVEFSNERSPLLCTLEFPAPTVPMATLPTPIATRPCCLHCGTTDASKLVSSSHYSYRTKLPQSFERVDTKQKLIHRGSVQDLVCSPHRNLLKVSAMTGVSVEDVDQTYTLVTHKLEKGSSYLFRTEVGGQVKVSVTQKNAKYPVFIEVSSLRLPSSTDRLILAWGVYRSDSTCTQTLDFGSLAPDAEPLVRENPLDQISDSEYALELEFDRKQIPFFLSFLLKSSSGLEIRSHTHMKFCIPVGLGRGRPSPLGLSFPAGGSISFAVFSRNAEGVVLCLYDDASADQPTLELDLDPYVNRTGDIWHVSLENPGNFTAYGYRFRGRNNDHFDKGRIILDPYAKIIEKPKNPGAAALTSYRCLGLLSQVKPFNWAGDVRPNLSMERLMVYRLNVKRFTEHKSSQLPADIAGTFSGLAEKIDHFKDLGVNAVLMEPIFPRDEQKGSYMPFHFFSPMSIYGPSSNQISVINSLKDAVKRLHSSGIEVFLEVVFTETADSGALQGIDDPSYYHLSGPVKMRRALNCNYPIVQQFILDSLRHWVIEFHIDGFCFMNASSLLRGFHGESLSRPPLVEAIAFDPILSRTKIIADSWDPINAAQKDVEFPHWKRWAEMNSKFCIDIRNFLRGGGLLSDLATRLCGNGDLFFDGRGPAFSFNFIARNFGLSLVDLVSFSKGELATEFSWNCGEEGPTNKIAVLERRLKQIRNFLFILYLSLGVPVLNMGDECGHSAGGSPTYGARKPFDWTTLKAGFGMQTSQFISFLSSFRRRRGDLLQNRNFLKEESINWHGSDQAPPKWGDPTSRFLAVNLKPEQDTKTSLEGPKTSEGPGDLFIAFNGADQAERVILPPSPKGMGWNRLVDTALHYPGFFLVEGEPVIEQMAGLVSYEMKSHSCALFEATALTG
- the LOC116187769 gene encoding isoamylase 2, chloroplastic isoform X2 — protein: MATLPTPIATRPCCLHCGTTDASKLVSSSHYSYRTKLPQSFERVDTKQKLIHRGSVQDLVCSPHRNLLKVSAMTGVSVEDVDQTYTLVTHKLEKGSSYLFRTEVGGQVKVSVTQKNAKYPVFIEVSSLRLPSSTDRLILAWGVYRSDSTCTQTLDFGSLAPDAEPLVRENPLDQISDSEYALELEFDRKQIPFFLSFLLKSSSGLEIRSHTHMKFCIPVGLGRGRPSPLGLSFPAGGSISFAVFSRNAEGVVLCLYDDASADQPTLELDLDPYVNRTGDIWHVSLENPGNFTAYGYRFRGRNNDHFDKGRIILDPYAKIIEKPKNPGAAALTSYRCLGLLSQVKPFNWAGDVRPNLSMERLMVYRLNVKRFTEHKSSQLPADIAGTFSGLAEKIDHFKDLGVNAVLMEPIFPRDEQKGSYMPFHFFSPMSIYGPSSNQISVINSLKDAVKRLHSSGIEVFLEVVFTETADSGALQGIDDPSYYHLSGPVKMRRALNCNYPIVQQFILDSLRHWVIEFHIDGFCFMNASSLLRGFHGESLSRPPLVEAIAFDPILSRTKIIADSWDPINAAQKDVEFPHWKRWAEMNSKFCIDIRNFLRGGGLLSDLATRLCGNGDLFFDGRGPAFSFNFIARNFGLSLVDLVSFSKGELATEFSWNCGEEGPTNKIAVLERRLKQIRNFLFILYLSLGVPVLNMGDECGHSAGGSPTYGARKPFDWTTLKAGFGMQTSQFISFLSSFRRRRGDLLQNRNFLKEESINWHGSDQAPPKWGDPTSRFLAVNLKPEQDTKTSLEGPKTSEGPGDLFIAFNGADQAERVILPPSPKGMGWNRLVDTALHYPGFFLVEGEPVIEQMAGLVSYEMKSHSCALFEATALTG